Proteins co-encoded in one Paracoccus aestuarii genomic window:
- a CDS encoding DUF1428 domain-containing protein, translated as MTYYSGFVAAVPADRRDAYIAHAKASWPMFKRHGALRMVEGWGEDVPHGTRTDFYRATEAQEGEVPVFSWIEWPDRATADAAWTAMMAEDHPEMGEMPFDGARMFWGGFAPILDLS; from the coding sequence ATGACCTATTATTCCGGCTTCGTCGCCGCCGTGCCCGCCGACCGGCGCGACGCCTATATCGCCCATGCCAAGGCGTCCTGGCCCATGTTCAAGCGCCACGGCGCGCTGCGCATGGTCGAGGGCTGGGGCGAGGATGTCCCCCACGGCACCCGCACCGACTTCTATCGCGCGACCGAGGCGCAGGAGGGCGAGGTGCCCGTCTTTTCCTGGATCGAATGGCCCGACCGCGCCACCGCCGACGCGGCCTGGACCGCGATGATGGCCGAGGACCACCCCGAGATGGGCGAGATGCCCTTTGACGGCGCGCGCATGTTCTGGGGCGGCTTCGCGCCGATTCTGGACCTGTCCTGA
- a CDS encoding Lrp/AsnC family transcriptional regulator, giving the protein MDDLDRSILAQLSGDARMSVAVLARRLRVARSTVQARLERLETSGAIAGYTLRLGEAARTARIRATVLLVIEPRAQPAVLTRLKVIPQVERVHTTSGRVDLLIQLAADSTSDLDDTLDRIGGIEGVRSSESLIHLSTKLDRAV; this is encoded by the coding sequence TTGGACGATCTGGACCGTTCCATCCTGGCGCAGCTGTCGGGCGATGCGCGCATGTCGGTGGCGGTCCTGGCCCGCCGGCTGCGCGTCGCCCGTTCGACCGTGCAGGCGCGGTTGGAGCGGCTGGAAACCTCGGGCGCGATCGCCGGATACACCCTGCGCCTGGGCGAGGCCGCCCGCACCGCGCGCATCCGCGCCACCGTCCTGTTGGTCATCGAGCCGCGCGCCCAGCCCGCCGTGCTGACGCGGCTGAAGGTCATCCCCCAGGTCGAACGCGTCCACACGACCAGCGGCCGGGTGGACCTGCTGATCCAGCTGGCCGCGGATTCCACCAGCGACCTGGACGACACGCTGGACCGCATTGGCGGCATCGAGGGCGTGCGGTCCTCGGAAAGCCTGATCCACCTGTCGACGAAACTGGACCGGGCGGTCTGA
- a CDS encoding type III PLP-dependent enzyme, whose translation MGQHKTVWDNPAEVIRHLAPEHPVMVFAPTVLQDRARQFIAGFPGLVTYAVKSNPEEVVIQNLVAAGIEGFDVASPFEIDLIGRMAPHAARHYHNPVRARSEIAHAVAQKIRAWSVDSRSELEKLFDQVPTEVDGQGVEISPRFKLPVLGAAYDFGSKFGATPELAAELLAEVARRGYVPSLTFHPGTQCTDPIAWESYIRVSKDICDMAGVPAVRLNVGGGFPSHRVVGVEPDLASIFQEIGDTVTEMFGDDAPALVCEPGRGLVADAYALITRVKGVRDGGHVFLNDGVYGGLAELPIIGNIDRVEVLDPEGRPRGGDLGGRVIFGPTCDSVDRLPGEMSLPGDIAEGDYVIFHGAGAYSTVTNTRFNGFGAMTHATVMSLS comes from the coding sequence ATGGGACAGCACAAGACCGTCTGGGACAATCCGGCCGAGGTCATCCGACATCTGGCCCCGGAACATCCGGTCATGGTCTTTGCGCCGACGGTGCTGCAGGACCGCGCCCGTCAGTTCATCGCGGGCTTTCCGGGCCTTGTCACCTATGCCGTGAAATCCAACCCCGAGGAGGTGGTGATCCAGAACCTGGTCGCCGCCGGGATCGAGGGTTTCGACGTGGCATCCCCTTTCGAGATCGACCTGATCGGCCGCATGGCGCCCCATGCCGCGCGCCATTACCACAACCCGGTCCGCGCGCGGTCCGAAATCGCCCATGCCGTCGCCCAGAAGATCCGCGCCTGGTCCGTGGACAGCCGGTCCGAGCTGGAGAAGCTGTTCGATCAGGTGCCGACCGAGGTGGACGGGCAGGGGGTCGAGATCTCGCCCCGCTTCAAGCTGCCGGTGCTGGGCGCGGCCTATGATTTCGGGTCGAAATTCGGCGCGACGCCCGAACTGGCGGCCGAGCTGTTGGCCGAGGTCGCGCGGCGCGGCTATGTGCCCTCGCTGACCTTCCATCCGGGCACGCAATGCACCGACCCGATCGCATGGGAAAGCTATATCCGCGTGTCCAAGGACATCTGCGACATGGCGGGCGTGCCTGCGGTGCGTCTGAACGTGGGCGGGGGGTTCCCCTCGCATCGCGTGGTGGGGGTCGAACCCGACCTGGCCTCGATCTTTCAGGAGATCGGCGACACCGTGACCGAGATGTTCGGCGACGACGCCCCCGCCCTGGTCTGCGAGCCGGGCCGCGGGCTGGTGGCCGATGCCTATGCGCTGATCACCCGCGTCAAGGGCGTGCGCGACGGCGGACATGTGTTCCTGAATGACGGGGTCTATGGCGGTCTGGCCGAGCTGCCGATCATCGGCAATATCGACCGGGTCGAGGTGCTGGACCCCGAGGGCCGCCCGCGCGGCGGCGATCTGGGCGGGCGCGTGATCTTCGGCCCGACTTGCGATTCGGTGGACCGCCTGCCGGGCGAGATGTCGCTGCCCGGCGACATCGCCGAGGGGGATTACGTCATCTTCCACGGCGCGGGCGCCTATTCCACCGTCACGAACACCCGGTTCAACGGCTTTGGCGCGATGACCCATGCCACGGTGATGAGCCTGTCCTGA
- the metF gene encoding methylenetetrahydrofolate reductase [NAD(P)H]: MPAPKVSFEFFPPKTLEASFKLWETARALAPLDPDFVSVTYGAGGTTRQLTHEAVTTINRQFGLQVAAHLTCVEATRAETMEIVQSYADAGIREIVALRGDAPKGADRFTPHAEGFANSVELIEAIAARGDMTIRCGAYPEPHPDSGDEAADVTWLKRKLDAGATSAITQFFFEPDTFFRFRDRCAAAGIDAPVIPGILPVQSWAGTKRFAATCNTTVPDWAEDAFAAATLEGPEAVRAVATGLCVDLCESLIAGGVDQLHFYTLNRPELTRDVCAALGVRPKPGLEAVA, translated from the coding sequence ATGCCCGCCCCCAAGGTCAGCTTCGAATTCTTCCCGCCCAAGACGCTGGAGGCCTCGTTCAAGCTGTGGGAGACGGCGCGCGCGCTGGCGCCCCTGGATCCGGATTTCGTGTCCGTCACCTATGGCGCGGGCGGCACCACCCGCCAGCTGACCCATGAGGCCGTGACCACGATCAACCGCCAGTTCGGTCTGCAGGTCGCGGCCCACCTGACCTGCGTCGAGGCCACCCGCGCCGAGACGATGGAGATCGTGCAATCCTATGCCGATGCCGGCATCCGCGAGATCGTGGCCCTGCGCGGCGACGCGCCCAAGGGGGCCGACCGCTTCACCCCCCATGCCGAGGGCTTCGCCAATTCGGTCGAGCTGATCGAGGCGATCGCGGCGCGCGGCGACATGACCATCCGCTGCGGCGCCTATCCCGAACCCCATCCCGACAGCGGCGACGAGGCCGCCGACGTGACCTGGCTGAAGCGCAAGCTGGATGCCGGGGCGACCAGCGCCATCACCCAGTTCTTCTTCGAGCCCGACACCTTCTTCCGGTTCCGCGACCGCTGCGCGGCGGCGGGGATCGACGCGCCCGTCATCCCCGGCATCCTGCCGGTCCAGAGCTGGGCGGGCACGAAACGCTTTGCCGCGACCTGCAACACCACCGTGCCGGACTGGGCCGAGGACGCCTTTGCCGCCGCCACGCTGGAGGGACCGGAGGCGGTGCGCGCCGTGGCCACGGGCCTCTGCGTCGATCTGTGCGAAAGCCTGATCGCGGGCGGGGTCGATCAGCTGCATTTCTACACGCTGAACCGCCCCGAGCTGACCCGCGACGTCTGCGCCGCCCTGGGTGTGCGCCCCAAGCCGGGGCTGGAGGCCGTGGCCTGA
- a CDS encoding LysR family transcriptional regulator yields MHLELRHLRTVHAIHEQGGLARAAEVLNITQSALSHQVKALEEQAGTALFVRRAKPMRLSAAGMRLLRLAEQVLPLVAATEAEFKGVEAGRIGRLHIAMECHACFDWLLPVLDIFRRAWPDVDVDIRQRLAFGALPALLREEVDLVISSDPEDLAGVTFQPLFDYAPTLVVPADHPLVAKGHADPADLADQTLITYPMDRARLDVFSQFLTPAGVEPARQRTVELTAVAVMLVASGRGVAVMPDWVLRREAANPELALLPLGPQGIRRRLYAAVRSDDLSQPYMAHVLRLSRTEPLRMLRGAAA; encoded by the coding sequence ATGCATCTGGAATTGCGGCATCTGCGCACCGTCCACGCGATCCACGAACAGGGGGGCCTCGCCCGCGCGGCCGAGGTGCTGAACATCACGCAAAGCGCGCTGTCCCATCAGGTCAAGGCGCTGGAGGAACAGGCGGGGACCGCGCTGTTCGTGCGCCGCGCCAAGCCGATGCGCCTGTCGGCGGCGGGGATGCGTCTGCTGCGCCTGGCCGAACAGGTCCTGCCCTTGGTCGCCGCCACCGAGGCCGAGTTCAAGGGCGTCGAGGCCGGTCGCATCGGGCGGCTGCATATCGCGATGGAATGCCATGCCTGCTTCGACTGGCTGCTGCCGGTGCTGGACATCTTTCGCCGCGCCTGGCCGGATGTGGACGTAGACATCCGCCAGCGCCTGGCCTTCGGCGCGCTGCCCGCCCTGCTGCGCGAGGAGGTGGACCTGGTGATCTCCTCGGACCCCGAGGATCTGGCGGGCGTGACCTTCCAGCCGCTGTTCGATTACGCCCCCACGCTGGTCGTGCCCGCGGATCATCCGCTGGTCGCCAAGGGCCATGCCGACCCCGCCGATCTGGCCGACCAGACGCTGATCACCTATCCGATGGACCGCGCGCGGCTGGATGTCTTCAGCCAGTTCCTGACCCCTGCCGGGGTGGAACCCGCCCGCCAGCGCACGGTCGAGCTGACCGCCGTGGCGGTCATGCTGGTGGCCTCCGGGCGCGGGGTGGCGGTCATGCCCGATTGGGTGCTGCGGCGCGAGGCGGCGAACCCCGAACTGGCCCTGCTGCCCTTGGGTCCGCAGGGGATCCGGCGCAGGCTTTATGCCGCGGTGCGCTCGGACGACCTGTCCCAGCCCTACATGGCCCATGTGCTGCGCCTGTCGCGGACCGAGCCTCTGCGCATGCTGCGCGGTGCCGCCGCCTGA
- a CDS encoding inositol monophosphatase family protein — MMASANLNVMIKAARKAGRGLVKDFREVENLQVSVKGAGDFVTRADREAERLIKEELMTARPSYGWVGEETGTDEGDDPTRRWLVDPLDGTTNFLHGLPHWAVSIALEHKGEIVAAVIFDAAKDELFVAEKGGGAFMNDQRLRVSGRTRLADSVFATGIPHAGTGPLPAMIQDLAQLMPVAAGVRGFGSAALNLAYVAGGRFDGYWERGTKSWDVAAGILMVREAGGFVHGIREGDDPLESGRIIAANPTLMEPFAKIIRSRD; from the coding sequence GTGATGGCAAGCGCCAATCTGAATGTCATGATCAAGGCCGCCCGCAAGGCCGGGCGCGGCCTCGTCAAGGATTTCCGCGAGGTCGAGAACCTGCAGGTCAGCGTCAAGGGTGCGGGCGATTTCGTCACCCGCGCCGACCGCGAGGCCGAACGCCTGATCAAGGAGGAGCTGATGACCGCCCGCCCCAGCTATGGCTGGGTCGGAGAGGAGACCGGCACGGATGAGGGCGACGACCCCACCCGCCGCTGGCTGGTCGATCCCTTGGACGGGACCACCAACTTTCTGCACGGCCTGCCGCATTGGGCGGTCAGCATCGCGCTGGAACACAAGGGCGAGATCGTGGCCGCCGTCATCTTCGACGCCGCCAAGGACGAGCTGTTCGTCGCCGAAAAAGGCGGCGGCGCCTTCATGAACGACCAGCGCCTGCGCGTCTCGGGGCGCACGCGGCTCGCCGATTCGGTCTTTGCCACGGGTATCCCCCATGCGGGCACCGGGCCGCTGCCCGCGATGATCCAGGACCTGGCCCAGCTGATGCCGGTCGCGGCGGGGGTGCGGGGCTTTGGCTCGGCGGCGCTGAACCTGGCTTATGTGGCGGGCGGGCGCTTTGATGGATATTGGGAACGCGGCACGAAATCCTGGGACGTGGCCGCGGGCATCCTGATGGTGCGCGAGGCCGGGGGCTTCGTCCACGGCATCCGCGAGGGCGACGACCCGCTGGAATCGGGGCGCATCATCGCCGCGAACCCGACCCTGATGGAGCCCTTTGCCAAGATCATCCGCAGCCGCGACTGA
- a CDS encoding DMT family transporter: MSDDRTQPPYVASAAVAAPPPLPPGTPTPARDRTGLAIGLMCLVSLIFAFQDVFSRLLGGDYPPVLIVMIRYWVFAGFVIVLVARQPGGLRRAIRTRRPLTQIARGVILALEVLLMVEAFVRLGLIETHAVFAVYPLLVAALSGPVLGEHVGWRRWTAIAIGFCGIIVILDPGAGVASVTALLPLGAALLFALYGLLTRHVSRDDPSMVSFFWTGIAGAVAITLVGIWDWQWLAPRDWVWMGLLCICGMTSHYLMIRSYELAEASALQPFAYTQLVWVSILGVWLFDERLRGNVVIGCAIVVGAGLFTLWRQRRRSS; this comes from the coding sequence ATGTCCGACGACCGCACCCAGCCCCCCTATGTCGCATCGGCCGCGGTGGCCGCGCCGCCGCCGCTGCCGCCCGGCACCCCGACGCCCGCGCGCGACCGCACGGGGCTGGCCATCGGGCTGATGTGCCTGGTCAGCCTGATCTTCGCCTTCCAGGACGTGTTCTCGCGGCTGCTGGGGGGCGATTACCCGCCGGTGCTGATCGTGATGATCCGCTACTGGGTCTTTGCGGGCTTCGTGATCGTGCTGGTGGCGCGCCAGCCCGGCGGGCTGCGCCGCGCGATCCGCACCCGCCGCCCGCTGACCCAGATCGCCCGCGGTGTCATCCTGGCGCTGGAGGTGCTGCTGATGGTCGAGGCCTTCGTGCGCCTCGGCCTGATCGAGACCCATGCCGTCTTTGCCGTCTATCCGCTGCTGGTCGCGGCCCTGTCGGGGCCGGTCCTGGGCGAACATGTCGGCTGGCGGCGCTGGACGGCCATCGCAATCGGCTTTTGCGGCATCATCGTGATCCTGGATCCCGGCGCGGGCGTGGCCAGCGTCACCGCGCTGCTGCCCTTGGGGGCGGCGCTGCTGTTTGCGCTTTACGGCTTGCTGACGCGGCATGTGTCGCGGGACGACCCGTCCATGGTCAGCTTCTTCTGGACGGGCATCGCGGGGGCGGTGGCGATCACGCTGGTGGGGATCTGGGACTGGCAGTGGCTGGCGCCGCGGGACTGGGTCTGGATGGGCTTGCTCTGCATCTGCGGGATGACCTCGCATTACCTGATGATCCGCAGCTACGAGCTGGCCGAGGCATCCGCCCTGCAGCCCTTCGCCTATACCCAGCTGGTCTGGGTCAGCATCCTGGGCGTCTGGCTGTTCGACGAACGGCTGCGCGGCAATGTGGTGATCGGCTGCGCGATCGTGGTGGGGGCGGGGCTGTTCACTCTGTGGCGACAGCGGCGGCGGTCGTCGTGA
- a CDS encoding lytic transglycosylase domain-containing protein, with protein MRLLRDMMTAGLLLALPLATPARSEDPGAMALALAATQARDWVTARDAALRAGPLGESLVAWHALRAGHGDFADYADFLRAHPDWPGLDLLIQRAEAKLRPGADPDDIRLFYDGRAPATRQGLEALAALLPQPEARAARQTFFLTRPLEAADEAALLAAHPDLAALIPDRVTAMLDRREWAQAERLLDRLEEPARALPRARIALQAGREGVDGLILALPDDQRADPGLAMDRFDWRVGARQHEGAQALLLEASTDAEALRDPARWASMRVDYVRLAMRNGDWDRALRLAHPHFLTPDNRHYADLEWLAGWAALRTGDANRALDHFSHLETVVGSAISLSRAHYWQGRAHEALGRDDRARTAYGAAADMPGTYYGQLAMGKLGRTLPPDYAVADQAIDTLPDWRGSDLRGDGLFRAALWLVASGRRDDAQRFLLHLAQSATPEDIARMSRLMYEAGTPWHGLRLAKQSANQGVIWPVAHFPLTGLEREDLGPPPELVMAIARQESEFNHTASSPVGAQGLMQVMPGTAEQVARQLRIPYDLGRLSSDAAYNARIGAQYLTDLADRFGPSVALIAAGYNAGPGRPARWLGDFGDLRRDADPVDWVELIPFDETRNYVMRVAEALPIYRARIHGKPAPVVTRWDLSGGGQVPPPPARLTLALSARPVPKPFIGPRLPDDWFTTTAAAVATE; from the coding sequence ATGCGACTTCTGCGTGACATGATGACCGCGGGCCTGCTGCTGGCCCTTCCCCTGGCAACCCCGGCCCGGTCCGAGGATCCCGGCGCGATGGCGCTGGCCCTGGCCGCGACCCAGGCCCGCGATTGGGTGACCGCCCGCGACGCGGCCCTGCGCGCGGGCCCCTTGGGCGAAAGCCTGGTCGCATGGCACGCCCTGCGCGCGGGCCATGGCGATTTCGCCGATTACGCCGATTTCCTGCGCGCCCATCCCGACTGGCCCGGCCTCGATCTGCTGATCCAGCGGGCCGAGGCCAAGCTGCGCCCCGGCGCGGATCCCGACGACATCCGCCTGTTCTATGACGGCCGCGCCCCCGCCACCCGCCAAGGCCTGGAGGCGCTGGCCGCCCTGCTGCCCCAGCCCGAGGCCCGGGCCGCCCGCCAGACCTTCTTCCTGACCCGCCCGCTGGAGGCCGCGGACGAGGCCGCCCTGCTGGCCGCCCATCCCGACCTGGCCGCGCTGATCCCCGACCGGGTCACCGCCATGCTGGACCGGCGCGAATGGGCCCAGGCCGAACGCCTGCTGGACCGGCTGGAGGAACCCGCCCGCGCCCTGCCCCGCGCCCGCATCGCGCTGCAGGCCGGGCGCGAGGGCGTGGACGGCCTGATCCTGGCCCTGCCCGATGATCAGCGTGCCGATCCGGGCCTGGCCATGGACCGCTTCGACTGGCGCGTCGGCGCCCGCCAGCACGAGGGCGCCCAGGCCCTGCTGCTGGAGGCGTCGACCGATGCCGAGGCGCTGCGCGATCCGGCCCGGTGGGCCTCGATGCGGGTCGATTACGTGCGGCTGGCGATGCGCAACGGCGATTGGGACCGGGCGCTGCGCCTGGCCCATCCGCATTTCCTGACCCCCGACAACCGCCACTACGCCGATCTGGAATGGCTGGCCGGGTGGGCCGCCCTGCGCACCGGTGATGCAAACCGGGCGCTGGATCATTTCAGCCATCTGGAAACCGTCGTCGGTTCGGCGATCAGCCTGTCGCGCGCCCATTACTGGCAGGGCCGCGCGCATGAGGCCTTGGGCCGCGACGACCGCGCCCGCACGGCCTATGGCGCCGCTGCCGACATGCCGGGCACCTATTACGGCCAGCTGGCGATGGGCAAGCTGGGCCGCACCCTGCCGCCCGACTACGCGGTGGCCGATCAGGCCATCGACACGCTGCCCGACTGGCGCGGCAGCGACCTGCGGGGCGACGGGCTCTTTCGCGCCGCGCTGTGGCTGGTCGCCAGCGGCCGGCGCGACGATGCGCAGCGCTTTCTGCTGCATCTGGCGCAATCCGCCACGCCCGAGGACATCGCCCGCATGTCGCGCCTGATGTACGAGGCAGGCACCCCCTGGCACGGCCTGCGCCTGGCCAAGCAATCCGCGAACCAGGGCGTCATCTGGCCCGTCGCGCATTTCCCCCTGACCGGGTTGGAACGCGAGGATCTGGGCCCGCCGCCGGAGCTGGTCATGGCCATCGCGCGGCAGGAATCGGAATTCAACCACACAGCCTCCAGCCCGGTCGGCGCGCAGGGTCTGATGCAGGTCATGCCGGGCACGGCCGAGCAGGTCGCGCGCCAGCTGCGCATCCCCTATGACCTGGGGCGGCTGTCCAGCGACGCGGCCTATAACGCGCGGATCGGGGCGCAGTATCTGACCGACCTGGCCGACCGCTTCGGGCCGTCGGTCGCGCTGATCGCGGCGGGCTACAATGCCGGGCCCGGGCGTCCGGCGCGCTGGCTGGGCGATTTCGGGGATCTGCGCCGCGATGCCGATCCCGTGGACTGGGTCGAGCTGATCCCCTTCGACGAGACCCGCAACTACGTCATGCGCGTGGCCGAGGCCCTGCCCATCTATCGCGCCCGCATCCATGGCAAGCCCGCCCCGGTGGTGACCCGGTGGGACCTGTCGGGGGGCGGTCAGGTGCCGCCGCCGCCCGCGCGGCTGACCCTGGCCCTGTCGGCGCGGCCGGTGCCCAAGCCCTTCATCGGGCCGCGCCTGCCCGATGACTGGTTCACGACGACCGCCGCCGCTGTCGCCACAGAGTGA